In one Heteronotia binoei isolate CCM8104 ecotype False Entrance Well chromosome 1, APGP_CSIRO_Hbin_v1, whole genome shotgun sequence genomic region, the following are encoded:
- the ZFP36L2 gene encoding mRNA decay activator protein ZFP36L2 translates to MSATLLSAFYDIDFLCKTEKSLSNLSSMLDKKAVGSPVGSSPNSNFGPGFLRRHSTSNLQALANGNAKFPGGSSPSPSFGNLKEPGTGGGGSSSPTALLNKENKFRDRSFSENGERSQHLMQQLQQQQVVVVATATTTGKGGGGGGGNGGGVPINSTRYKTELCRPFEESGACKYGEKCQFAHGYHELRSLTRHPKYKTELCRTFHTIGFCPYGPRCHFIHNADERRPAPANGSANPPPPQPPPPPHQPSPQPPPPQPSHNHHHHPHLHPPHAGSTGDLRAFAPAARDHPLGGGGGFGIPHGRGGGGGDRPKLHHSLSFSGFSAHHHHHHHGGAVAAVAAAQGGLEAAAALLLESPGGSRTPPPPASGGSYSEELVTSPSCANNAFAFSAGQELGSLIAPLTIHAPPPQQGCFPNAAAFYRCHQQGGGGGNCCPPPGPPASPPFSFQPLRRLSESPVFDAPPSPPDSLSDRESYLSGSLSSGSLSGSESPSLDSGRRLPIFSRLSISDD, encoded by the exons ATGTCTGCAACACTCTTATCTGCCTTCTACGACATCGACTTCTTGTGCAAG ACAGAGAAATCCCTGAGTAACCTGAGCAGCATGCTGGACAAGAAGGCAGTGGGGAGCCCAGTGGGCAGTTCTCCTAACTCCAACTTCGGGCCGGGTTTTCTGCGGAGGCATTCGACCAGCAACCTGCAGGCTCTGGCTAACGGCAACGCCAAGTTTCCCGGTGGCTCGTCGCCCTCGCCCTCTTTCGGCAACCTCAAGGAGCCGGGCACCggaggagggggcagcagcagccccaccgCCTTGCTCAACAAGGAGAACAAGTTCCGAGACCGCTCCTTCAGCGAGAATGGCGAGCGAAGCCAACACCTCATGCAGCaactccagcagcagcaagtggtggtggtggcgacGGCAACCACCACGGGcaagggcggcggcggcggcggcgggaacGGCGGCGGAGTCCCCATCAATTCCACGCGCTACAAGACGGAGCTGTGCCGGCCTTTCGAGGAGAGCGGCGCCTGCAAGTACGGCGAGAAGTGCCAGTTCGCCCACGGCTACCACGAGCTGCGCAGCCTGACGCGCCACCCCAAGTACAAGACGGAGCTGTGCCGCACCTTCCACACCATCGGCTTCTGCCCTTACGGGCCTCGCTGCCACTTCATCCACAACGCCGACGAGCGCCGCCCAGCGCCCGCCAACGGCAGCGCCAACCCGCcacctcctcagccgccgccgccgcctcaccAGCCCAGCccacagccgccgccgccgcagccttctcacaaccaccaccaccacccccaccttCACCCCCCTCACGCCGGCAGCACTGGCGACCTCCGCGCCTTCGCTCCCGCCGCCCGGGACCACCCGCTGGGGGGAGGCGGCGGCTTCGGCATTCCTCACGgccgaggagggggaggaggagacaggCCCAAGCTGCACCACAGCCTCAGCTTCTCCGGCTTTTCcgcccaccaccatcaccaccaccacggCGGGGCTGTGGCGGCGGTGGCCGCTGCCCAGGGAGggctggaggcggcggcggcgctgctCCTGGAGAGCCCTGGCGGGTCCCGCACGCCGCCGCCCCCCGCCTCCGGAGGCTCCTACAGCGAGGAGCTGGTGACCTCGCCGTCCTGTGCCAACAACGCTTTCGCCTTCTCCGCCGGGCAAGAGCTGGGCAGCCTCATCGCTCCTCTCACCATCCACGCCCCGCCGCCTCAGCAGGGCTGCTTCCCCAACGCGGCTGCCTTCTACCGCTGCCAccagcaaggaggaggaggagggaattgcTGCCCGCCGCCCGGCCCTCCCGCTTCGCCTCCCTTCAGCTTCCAGCCTCTGCGGCGTCTCTCCGAGTCGCCCGTCTTTGACGCCCCTCCGAGCCCTCCGGATTCACTTTCCGACCGGGAGAGTTACCTGAGCGGCTCCCTCAGCTCCGGAAGCCTCAGCGGGTCGGAGTCTCCCAGCCTGGACTCGGGCAGGCGCCTGCCCATTTTCAGCCGCCTTTCCATCTCCGACGACTAA